From Flaviflexus ciconiae:
GCGCACGGTCTCGAATGTCATTTAGTTCTCCTCGTTCATGGGGGTGAAGGGGACGCGGGGATCGATGTCGTCCCCTTCCCAGGCCTGCCTCTGCCAGGTGTGGCAGGGGTCGTCCGTCATGAGCCAGATGGAGTCCTCGGCGGGACCGCCCATGACGTTGAGGTAGTACATGTCGTGGCCGGGGGCAGCAACCGACGGGCCGTGGTATCCCCACGGAACAACGACGGTGTCGCCCGAGCGGACCTCGGCGCATACATCGATTTCCTTACCGGGCGAGTCGTAGACGCGCTGCAGACCGAAGCCTTCGGTTGCGTTGTCCGGGCCGCCGTCGCGGATCTCGAAGTAGTAGATCTCCTCAAGCACCCGCTCGTCCTCGGAGTGGACGTCGTGCTTGTGGGGAGGATAGGAGGACCAGTTGCCTCCGGGGGTGAGCACTTCGCACACGAGCAGGTGGGAGGTCTCAACATCGTTGCCAAGCGCGTAGTTGTTCACCTGTCGGGTCATGATGCCGGAACCGCGGATGCCGGTCTTGACCTCGCTGCGCGGGCAGTACCTGACAGACAGGTCCTTCGACGCCTTCGTGGCGGGCAGGGAGAAGCGCCCATCCGTCGTTGCAGTGACCGTGAAGGTCTTGCCGCGCGGGATAAAAATGTAGTCGGTAATGTCGGTGAAAACCGACTCGCGCCCGGCCAGGTCGTAGGTGGTGCCGTCAACCGCGACGATTGCGGCTCCCGACAGCGGAAGCACCAGCAGCTCGGTCTCCCCCGTCTCTACCTCAACGGATTCTCCAGCCTTGAGAGCGGCGACCTTCAGGGAGCAGAACTCCCATCCCGCCATCTCCGTTGTGACAACGGTGTCGTAGACACCGTCTGCCTTCGATCCAGCCTTGATTAAGTACTTTTCATTCTCGTTCATAGCAGCTCCACAGCGTTGTCAACGGCCCGTTCGACGTCGCCGTCGCCCGGGTACAGTAAGGATCGGCCGATCACGAGGCCGAGGACGTTCGGGAGGGCAAGAGCACCCGCCCAGCCGGCGAATGCGGCATCGGGATCGTTAGGAACCTCTCCTCCCAGGATAAGGGCAGGGAGCGTAGTTGAGGCCATCACTCGTTCCATCTCGTCGACACACGGGAGCTTCAGCCACGTGTGTGCCGAGGTCCTGCCAAGACCGGATGCGATAGAAATCGACTTGATAACGGCGTCGGGCGACAGGTCGTTCACGACCTTGCCATCCACCCAGTTCGACATGAACGGCTCGACCATGATCATCTTGCCCACCTCGGCAAGGCCGTCGATCGCCTTCGCGGTCGCCGTCAGCGTATCCGCGGTTGCCGGATCGTTGAGGTTGATGCGGGTCAGGGTCTTACCGCCATCGAGACCGGAGGCAACAATCTGCTGCGCGTCGTAGCAGTTGAACTGGTCGTCCATCTCAAACGAGGATCCCTGCAGACCGGCCCGGTTCATCGAACCGTACACGTCCTTGCCTTCGAGTGCGCCAAGAAGAGCGAGATCCTCGATCATGTCGGCGGTGCCAAGGAAGCCGGTCACGCCGGGACGAGACAGTGCCGCGACGCAGCGCGCCAGCAGGTCGTTCCTGTCCGCCATCGCCATGCCGTCAGCCCCGGCACCGAGGGCGCCGCGCGCCGGGTGGTCGCAGGCAATGATCATGGCCTTGGAACCCGGCTTGGGGCCTTCGCCCGGCTGACGATCCGCAAGTGCCTGCGCAATGCGTTCGGGCTCGTAGGCCCGAATCTCAGTGAGATCAGAAATGGAAGTCATCACAGGGCCTTCACGATCGGATTGGCCTGGGGTGTCTTCTCGATGAGGTCGAAGACCTCCTCTTCGCGTGGCATAGCAGTCGAGCACTCGAGGCGGGATACGACGATTGCACCGGCGGTTGAAGCAAACTGAATGGCCTTCGGGATATCCCAACCCATGATGAGAGCATGGGAAAGCGAGCCAGCAAAGGAGTCACCTGCGCCCAGACCGTTCACCGTTTCAACGGCCGTCACGGGAACCTCGATGCGCTCCTCCTTGGTCTTCGCTAGCGTGCCCTTGGGACCCTGCTTGACGATGGCGATCTCAACGCCGCGCTCGAGAAGAGCGTCCGCTGCGCGGTCCGGCTCCTTCTCGCCAACGGCAATCCAGCATTCCTCGCGGTTGCCCACGGCAACGTTGACAGATTCGAGAGAAGCTCCAATCTCGCGGGAAGCGGTTTCTTCGTCTTCCCAGAACATCGGGCGGTAGTCCAGGTCAGCAATGGTCCAGCCCTGCTTGTTGCGCACGTTCAGAGCGTGGTGGTGGGCTGAACGAGACGGCTCTACCGACAGCCCGGTTCCCGAGAACAGGAACACCTTGGCGTTGCGGACAACATCCTCCGGAATATCGGAAGGACGGAGTTGAAGATCCGGAGCCGAGGGCTCGCGGTAGAAGTACAGCGGGAAATCGTCCGGCGGGAAGATCTCGCAGAAAGTGACGGGAGTGTTGAAGTTGCTGTTCACAACAACGAATTCGTCAGCGACGCCAAGCCGAACCATCTCGGAACGCACGAAGCGACCGAAGGGATCATCGCCGACCCCGGTGATCGACGCTGCTGTGTGTCCCATGCGGGCAGCTGCCACCGCAACGTTCGTCGGAGAACCTCCGAGGAACTTACCGAATGTACTAACCTCCTCGAGACCGACACCGGTCTGCAGGGGGTAAATGTCCACACCCGACCTACCGATAGTGACGACGTCGACCTGTGCCGCAATCATTGCGACTCCTTTCCGCTTCTTTGAGGAGGATACACTCTCATCTTCCGACACTTGTAACCTTAAGTCAATATTTTGTCCTAACATTCCTGAAGAATAGTTTTCAACACAATTTTTTCAATCGGCTTTACATTTGGCTGAAATGTGCGTTAATTGTTTACAAATATCTACGCAAGGACTTTACCCACCATGACCAGCAACCCGCTCGACACGCCCTATATCGCGGAGATTGACCTCGACCGCGACTCCACGGTGCCGCTTTACCAGCAGATTTCGGAGCCCCTGACAAAGCTCATCATGTCTGGCGCCATCGAGGCCGGTCGGCTCATTGAGGACGAAGTTTCGCTCGCTCAGCGACTCGAAGTTTCCCGCCCCACAACGCGCCGCGCCCTTCAGGAACTCGTCAATGGCGGCCTGCTTGTGCGCCGCCGCGGCGTCGGCACCCGCGTCACCCCGACGCACGTCCACCGCCAAATCGGCCTCACGTCTCTCAACGAGGACCTGACAGCCCAAGGCTACGAGACCCGCACCGAGGTTCTGTCCTACCAGGTGCAGCTTGCCAACGAAGCGCAGGCCGCACAGCTGTCCTGCGAAGTCGGAGACGAGGTCGTCTCCATTGAGCGCCTGCGCTGGATCAACGACAACCCCCTCGGCATCATGCACAACACGATCCCCTCGGCCATCGCACCGTCCCTGACCGAACTTTCCCAGAAGGGCCTCTACAAGTGCCTGGCTGAGCGTGACGTGAAGATGGCAACGGCCGTCCAGGTCCTCGGAGCCCGCCTCGCCACCGACCGCGAAGCCGATCTCCTCGGACTCGAGCACGGATCAGCCCTCATGACCATGGAACGCACCGTCTACGGACTCGGCGGCGAAGTAGTCGAGTACGGTCGGCACGTCTACGACGCAGCCCAGTACACCGTCACCATCCCGCTCGTCGCAGACTAGGAACAGCAATCCCGCAGCGGTGAACCAGCGCGGACTTCCACCCCGCCCCCACGTGCGAATTGTCAAAAGCAGCAAATGAGCACACCGAACAGAGCAACGCCCCGGGCGCCGACGCCGGCAGGGGCGTTGTTCTGTATGCGGCAACCACGACGCTCAACCCCACCCTTCAGTCAACACAGCGTGACGTGACCCTTGGCAGGAACCGCCGCCCGGCTCACAACCCGGCACGGCCGCTCCCCCGGCGACCACCGCCCCCACCCACGATCTGTTGCCACCGCGTAACCCGCCGGCGAACAACTCAAACAATTACGTCAGGCACTCCCCGCCCCGGTCGGCATTAAGCTCCTTCAAACAGCGACCCAGCGCCTGACACCGAGACAGCTACCGGGCACCGGGCACCCGGCTAGCTACCGAGCGCTCGACATCGAGAAGACCTTCCCATTTTCGACATAGCAAAGCACCGAACAATTGTATTTTCAACCGGTAAATGCCTCCCAGGTTCGGGATGTACTGGGACACACTCGGCCACCTACAACGTTGCCATTTCAGCCTTTCAGGCCAAGCTTTCGATTTGTCTGCACAAAGTCTTGACAATTTTCGGTATATGTCAGTAACCTGGTAAGTGCTTAGACCACCCGCCCCCAACGAAGGCGGCACCGGAGGGTGGAAACAGTTCAGGAGCTAGACACAATGAGCGAAATTCAGTTCACCGAGGGCCCTCTGCTTGAGGCCACCAAGAAATTCCCCACCGTGCTGTGGAACGACTCGTCGGATCTCGATGAGCTCACCCAGTCGATCTCGTTTGGTGGAGTTGGCGCAACCTGCAACCCGCAGATCGCCTACACGACCCTGTCGAAGCACCCCGAGATCTGGAACGACCGGATCCGCAGGATCGCTGACGACAACCCAACCTGGAGCGAGTCGGAGATCGGTTGGCAGGCCGTTAAGGACATGTCGGTCGAGGCAGCCAAGCTTCTCGAGCCCGCTTTCAAAGCTACGAATGGTCGCAACGGCCGCCTTTCCGTGCAGACGGACCCCCGCCTGCACCGCAGCGCAAAGGCTCTTGCCGATCAGGCTGAGGAGTTCCACAACCTTGCCGACAACATTGTCGTGAAGATCCCGGCCACCAAGACCGGCATCGAGGCAATCGAGGATGCAGCCGAGCGCGGCGTTTCCATCAACGTCACCGTGTCGTTCTCCGTCCCCCAGGCCGTTGAGGCCGCTGCCGCTATCGAGCGCGGCTTGGAGAAGCGCAAGGCCGCTGGCCACGACGTCTCCCAGATGGGGCCGGTTGTCACGATCATGGTTGGTCGTCTCGACGACTGGATGAAGCACGTTGTTGCTCGCGACAACATTTTCCTTGACTACTCGGCACTCGAGTGGGCCGGCATCGCAGCCGTCAAGAAGGCTTACGGAATCTTCCAGGAGCGCGGCTACACGGCTCGCATGCTGGTTGCTGCTTTCCGCAACCCCTACCAGTGGGCCGAGTTCCAGGGCGGCGACCTGGTCGTCTCCCCTCCGTTCAAGTGGCAGCAGATCGTCAACAACTCCGACTACGTTGCCGAGGAGCGCATGAGCAAGCCGGTCGACGAGCACTACATCGAGCAGCTTCGCCGCATCCCCGACTTCAACCGGGCCTACGACGTTGACGGCATGACCGTGGACGAGTTCTCGTCCTTCGGCCCTGCAGCCAAGACCCTCCGCCAGTTCCTCGACGCGGACAACGCGCTCGACAACCTGGTTCGGGACATCATTCTGCCCGCCCCGTAAGTGGACAGATTTCTACTCACCCGTGAGTCGATACCCAAGAATATTCAATATCGAGAGAAACGAACACACGTGATCAAGATTGGCATTATTGGAGCCGGTCGGATCGCGCAGGTGCACGCGCGGTCTGTCTCTGCCCATTCGAACGCAACGCTCAGCGTTGTATCGGATCCGGTAGAACAGGCCGCGTCTGCATTGGCGCGTGCCAACGGCGCCCGATGGACACTATCCGCAGATGACCTCATTGCCGACCCGGAGGTCGATGCTGTCATCATCTGCTCCCCCACTCCCTTCCACGCCGAGCAGGTGCTCGCGTGCGCGAAGGCAGGTAAGCCTGTTCTGTGCGAGAAACCTATCGCCATGGACATGGACACCGTCGACCAGCTCGAGAAGGATCTCGAAGGCCTCAATCCCACCGTCATGATGGGATTCAACAGGCGCTTCGACCCGTCTTTCGCAAAGATCCACAGCCTCGCCAACGAGGGCGCGGCCGGCAAGATCGAGCAGGTCACCATCATTTCCCGCGACCCGGCAGCGCCGCCCGTCGAATACATTGCGACCTCGGGTGGAATCTTCAAGGACATGACGATCCACGACTTCGATACCGCCAGGTTCTTCCTTGGCGACATCAAAACGGTCGTGGCAATCGGCCAGAACCTCGATCCCGCACTGAAGGACACGGGTGACTTCGACGGAGCTGTCATCACCCTGACCAACGCCGAGGGTGCCACGGCAACGATCACGAACTCGCGGCACTGCGCCTCCGGTTACGATCAGCGTCTCGAAGTGTTCGGTGACAGGGCAACGCTCAACGCCGACAATATTCGCCCCACGACGGTGCGGATCTCGAACGGCACTGTCACCGACGGTCAGGATCCCTACCTCGACTTCTTCCTTGCTCGCTACGAGGCCGCCTACAGCGTCGAGCTCGACGAGTTCCTCAGCGCAATCGACGAGGGCCGCAAGCCGTCACCCTCGATTGAGGATGGTCGCAAGGCGCTGGAGCTTGCCGAGGCAGCCGAGAAGTCGGCCCGTACGGGTTCGATCGTCACTCTCTAAGGGAATCACTGCGCGCGGCTGCACCAACCGTGGGCGGCCACCCCACGCGTGTCTAAAAATCCACGAAGACACAGCAGAACAACCCATTTAATGTCAGCAAAAACAACCCAACTGCGGCAATGTTGCCGAGAGGAGACCACACCATGAAGATCGCCGGAGCCCCCATTTCCTGGGGCGTCTGTGAAGTACCGGGCTGGGGATACCAGATGTCGCCGGAACGCGTTCTGACCGAAATGAAGGAGATTGGCCTGACCGCCACGGAGTTCGGCCCCCCGGGCTGGCTGCCGATCGAAGCTGAGGAACGCGCGAAGGCAGTATCCGAATACGACCTTGAGCCCGTCGGAGCCTTCTTCCTTGCCGTCATGCACGATCCCGACTTTGATCCGATCCCGCAGGTCAACAAGGAGCTGGACGCCTTCGAGGTGGCGGGCGGCTCCTACCTGGTCCTCGCAGCCGATTCCGGCCGCGACGGCTACGATGATCGCCCTGTCCTGGACGAAAAGGGTTGGGACACCCTGTTCACGAACCTCACTCGGATCGCGGAGGCCTGCGCGGCCCGCGGCGTCACCGCCTGCATCCACCCCCACTGGGGCACCATGGTTCAGAACGTTGACGAGGTTGAGCGCGTCCTCGACAACTCGACCGTTGGCCTTTGCCTCGACACCGGCCACCTCACCTGCGGCGGCGCCGACGTTGTTGCCCTGACGAAGAAGTACGCGGACCGCGTCTCCATTGTCCACGCCAAGGACATCAACAAGGACATGACCGACAAGCTCCTGCCCGGCGACCTCGTCTGGGGCGACGGCATCAAGGGCGGCATGTTCGTCCCGATCGGCGAGGGCGATATCGACTTCGCCGCCATTGTCTCCGCGCTGAACGATGCTGGCTTTGACGGCTACTACGTTCTCGAGCAGGACATCATGCTCGATGAGGAGCCCGCCGCCGGCGCAGGCCCCATCGACAATGCTCGCAAGTCCTACAACGCCCTCAAGGCGCTGGCTGGCTAGCGTAGATCGGTCGCGCTCTCCCGCGTCGTGTAGCGACCGGTCACCCCGGGGCCGGGCGGACAGTTCCACGGAGCTTCCGCCCGGCCCTTTCTTGTCGCCACTCGTCCTTGTCCACACCCTTCCCGCACACATTGTTTCTCCAGGCCCGCTCCAAGGCCTTGCCTAGTAGCACAGCCATACCGACGGGTGCTTCGCTCCCTGCTTATCCGCCGCTTCCCTCCGCGCCTTCCACCGACGTCTCACGGTGGATCCGCTCCAGCTGAGTTCAACGGTTCTTGCACAGTTTCCCCGGTCAAGCTCTCGGTGCAAAGAGATCATCCCACCCAGACTTCCGGTCCGTTTATAACCGGAATGGAGCGGTAGAGTCAGCTTGAGGCATGCATCGCATCGGGAGTGGGTCGCCGTTGTCCCGCACACCGCCACATCCTCATGGGATTCGTGCACGCGCTGCTTCGCAGCGAAAGGTCACACCAAACAGCAGGAGTTATTGTGCTTATTAGTTTGAAGGAAGCTCTCGATTACGCAGAGCAAAACAAGGTCGGCATCGCCGCGATCAACACCCCCACCTACGAGATGCTCCTCGCGGCCGTACGCACCGCCGAACAACACAACATCCCCCTCATCCTCCAGCACGCCGAAGTCCACGAACCCATCAACACCATCGAAGACATCGGCCCCGTCATGGTCGAACTCGCCAAACGCTCCACCGCTCCCCTGGTCGTCCACGTCGACCACGGCGAATCCTACGACTACGTCAAACGCGGCTTCGACGTCGGCTTTAACTCCGCCATGATCGACGCCTCCCGCCTCCCCTACGACGACAACCTCGCCCTCACCCAAAAAGTCGTGGCCCTCGCCAACGAATACGGCTACGGCGTCGAAGCAGAACTCGGCGTCATGCCCGGCCGCGAAGACGGCTCCCAAGCAAGCACAGGCACCAGCAATGAAACCCTCTACACCGACCCCGACCTGGCACAATCCTTCGTACGTGACTCCGGCGTCACCGCCCTAGCCTGTTCCTTCGGCACCGTCCACGGACTCTACAAGGCAGAACCCAACCTCAACTACAACCTAATCTCCACCCTGCGGGAAAAAACCGGTGTCCCCATCGTCATGCACGGTGGCTCGGGCCTGACCGACAGCGAATACCGCGAATGCATCAAACGCGGAGTCGCCAAAATCAACTACTACACCTACGCCGACAAAGCCTCCTTCGAAGCCGTCCAAAACTACCTCGCCGAAAAACCCGAAACCTTCATCTTCTCCGACCTAACCACCATCGCCACCAAAGCCGTCCAACAAAACCTCAACAACCTCGTTGGCATCCTGTACGGAAAGAGCTAGGCCGCGGAGCGAACACGTTGGGGATCAGTTGCGGCTCACTTGGCCGCCGTAGATCAACCGGCTAAATCGCCAGCAAGGTAAGTGGTGGGGAGCATGCCTATTGGCGTGCTCCCCACTTCTTCGTCCCGCCCTATTGCATCGTGCAGCAACTGGTAGGGACTAGACTTGGATTCCGCTAGCTCCTCATGAGCTGGCGATGGTACGGCTGAGCAAACTCTGGCTTCTCTCGTAGGCGCGTCCGCCATGCCTGCAGCACATAGGGATCCGAGAGTAGAACGCGGGCCAGCATGACGACATCGGCGCTCTCCCGCACAACCTGCTCCGCTTGTACTGCCTCGGTGATCAGCCCGACGGCACTCCTCGGA
This genomic window contains:
- the iolC gene encoding 5-dehydro-2-deoxygluconokinase; translation: MIAAQVDVVTIGRSGVDIYPLQTGVGLEEVSTFGKFLGGSPTNVAVAAARMGHTAASITGVGDDPFGRFVRSEMVRLGVADEFVVVNSNFNTPVTFCEIFPPDDFPLYFYREPSAPDLQLRPSDIPEDVVRNAKVFLFSGTGLSVEPSRSAHHHALNVRNKQGWTIADLDYRPMFWEDEETASREIGASLESVNVAVGNREECWIAVGEKEPDRAADALLERGVEIAIVKQGPKGTLAKTKEERIEVPVTAVETVNGLGAGDSFAGSLSHALIMGWDIPKAIQFASTAGAIVVSRLECSTAMPREEEVFDLIEKTPQANPIVKAL
- a CDS encoding GntR family transcriptional regulator; amino-acid sequence: MTSNPLDTPYIAEIDLDRDSTVPLYQQISEPLTKLIMSGAIEAGRLIEDEVSLAQRLEVSRPTTRRALQELVNGGLLVRRRGVGTRVTPTHVHRQIGLTSLNEDLTAQGYETRTEVLSYQVQLANEAQAAQLSCEVGDEVVSIERLRWINDNPLGIMHNTIPSAIAPSLTELSQKGLYKCLAERDVKMATAVQVLGARLATDREADLLGLEHGSALMTMERTVYGLGGEVVEYGRHVYDAAQYTVTIPLVAD
- a CDS encoding sugar phosphate isomerase/epimerase family protein, yielding MKIAGAPISWGVCEVPGWGYQMSPERVLTEMKEIGLTATEFGPPGWLPIEAEERAKAVSEYDLEPVGAFFLAVMHDPDFDPIPQVNKELDAFEVAGGSYLVLAADSGRDGYDDRPVLDEKGWDTLFTNLTRIAEACAARGVTACIHPHWGTMVQNVDEVERVLDNSTVGLCLDTGHLTCGGADVVALTKKYADRVSIVHAKDINKDMTDKLLPGDLVWGDGIKGGMFVPIGEGDIDFAAIVSALNDAGFDGYYVLEQDIMLDEEPAAGAGPIDNARKSYNALKALAG
- the iolB gene encoding 5-deoxy-glucuronate isomerase, with protein sequence MNENEKYLIKAGSKADGVYDTVVTTEMAGWEFCSLKVAALKAGESVEVETGETELLVLPLSGAAIVAVDGTTYDLAGRESVFTDITDYIFIPRGKTFTVTATTDGRFSLPATKASKDLSVRYCPRSEVKTGIRGSGIMTRQVNNYALGNDVETSHLLVCEVLTPGGNWSSYPPHKHDVHSEDERVLEEIYYFEIRDGGPDNATEGFGLQRVYDSPGKEIDVCAEVRSGDTVVVPWGYHGPSVAAPGHDMYYLNVMGGPAEDSIWLMTDDPCHTWQRQAWEGDDIDPRVPFTPMNEEN
- a CDS encoding Cgl0159 family (beta/alpha)8-fold protein, translating into MTSISDLTEIRAYEPERIAQALADRQPGEGPKPGSKAMIIACDHPARGALGAGADGMAMADRNDLLARCVAALSRPGVTGFLGTADMIEDLALLGALEGKDVYGSMNRAGLQGSSFEMDDQFNCYDAQQIVASGLDGGKTLTRINLNDPATADTLTATAKAIDGLAEVGKMIMVEPFMSNWVDGKVVNDLSPDAVIKSISIASGLGRTSAHTWLKLPCVDEMERVMASTTLPALILGGEVPNDPDAAFAGWAGALALPNVLGLVIGRSLLYPGDGDVERAVDNAVELL
- the iolG gene encoding inositol 2-dehydrogenase, coding for MIKIGIIGAGRIAQVHARSVSAHSNATLSVVSDPVEQAASALARANGARWTLSADDLIADPEVDAVIICSPTPFHAEQVLACAKAGKPVLCEKPIAMDMDTVDQLEKDLEGLNPTVMMGFNRRFDPSFAKIHSLANEGAAGKIEQVTIISRDPAAPPVEYIATSGGIFKDMTIHDFDTARFFLGDIKTVVAIGQNLDPALKDTGDFDGAVITLTNAEGATATITNSRHCASGYDQRLEVFGDRATLNADNIRPTTVRISNGTVTDGQDPYLDFFLARYEAAYSVELDEFLSAIDEGRKPSPSIEDGRKALELAEAAEKSARTGSIVTL
- a CDS encoding class II fructose-bisphosphate aldolase, yielding MLISLKEALDYAEQNKVGIAAINTPTYEMLLAAVRTAEQHNIPLILQHAEVHEPINTIEDIGPVMVELAKRSTAPLVVHVDHGESYDYVKRGFDVGFNSAMIDASRLPYDDNLALTQKVVALANEYGYGVEAELGVMPGREDGSQASTGTSNETLYTDPDLAQSFVRDSGVTALACSFGTVHGLYKAEPNLNYNLISTLREKTGVPIVMHGGSGLTDSEYRECIKRGVAKINYYTYADKASFEAVQNYLAEKPETFIFSDLTTIATKAVQQNLNNLVGILYGKS
- a CDS encoding transaldolase family protein yields the protein MSEIQFTEGPLLEATKKFPTVLWNDSSDLDELTQSISFGGVGATCNPQIAYTTLSKHPEIWNDRIRRIADDNPTWSESEIGWQAVKDMSVEAAKLLEPAFKATNGRNGRLSVQTDPRLHRSAKALADQAEEFHNLADNIVVKIPATKTGIEAIEDAAERGVSINVTVSFSVPQAVEAAAAIERGLEKRKAAGHDVSQMGPVVTIMVGRLDDWMKHVVARDNIFLDYSALEWAGIAAVKKAYGIFQERGYTARMLVAAFRNPYQWAEFQGGDLVVSPPFKWQQIVNNSDYVAEERMSKPVDEHYIEQLRRIPDFNRAYDVDGMTVDEFSSFGPAAKTLRQFLDADNALDNLVRDIILPAP